Proteins from a genomic interval of Hydrogenophaga sp. PAMC20947:
- the fabF gene encoding beta-ketoacyl-ACP synthase II: MSRRRVVVTGLGCISPVGNTVEESWANILAGKSGIDHITKFDASDFSCRFAGEVKGFEVESYMSSKEARTMDAFIHYGIAAAAQAVADAGLPTGEALGEEQATRIGCNIGSGIGGLPMIEATHAELTKRGPRRVSPFFVPASIINMISGHVSIKFGFKGPNISVVTACTTGLHAIGMSARMIEYGDADVMVAGGSEATISPLGLGGFAAARALSTRNDDPKTASRPWDKDRDGFVLGEGAGVVVLEEYEHAKARGAKIYGEVIGFGMSADAYHMTAPNMDGPRRSMLMAMKNAGVNADEIQYLNAHGTSTPLGDLNETNAIKAALGDHAKKTVVNSTKSMTGHLLGGAGGIESVFTLLAMHEQKSPPTINIFNQDPACDLDYCANTARDLKIDVAVKNNFGFGGTNGTLIFRRV, translated from the coding sequence ATGAGTCGACGTCGCGTAGTCGTGACAGGTCTGGGATGTATCAGCCCCGTGGGTAACACGGTGGAAGAGTCCTGGGCCAATATTCTGGCCGGCAAGTCCGGCATTGATCACATCACCAAGTTCGATGCTTCGGACTTTTCCTGCCGGTTCGCAGGGGAGGTCAAAGGCTTTGAAGTCGAGTCGTACATGTCTTCGAAAGAAGCGCGCACGATGGATGCCTTCATTCACTATGGCATTGCTGCCGCGGCTCAAGCCGTAGCTGACGCTGGGCTGCCCACGGGCGAAGCACTCGGCGAGGAGCAGGCCACACGCATCGGGTGCAACATCGGCTCGGGCATTGGCGGCCTGCCCATGATTGAAGCGACCCATGCCGAGCTCACCAAGCGTGGGCCCAGGCGGGTTTCCCCGTTTTTTGTGCCTGCCTCGATCATCAACATGATCTCTGGGCATGTTTCGATCAAGTTCGGGTTCAAGGGCCCGAACATCTCGGTGGTGACCGCATGTACCACCGGCTTGCATGCCATTGGCATGTCGGCACGGATGATCGAATACGGCGATGCAGACGTGATGGTGGCCGGTGGCTCCGAAGCCACCATTTCACCGCTCGGCTTGGGGGGGTTTGCTGCCGCGCGCGCCTTGTCTACCCGAAACGATGATCCCAAGACCGCTTCCCGTCCATGGGACAAGGACCGCGATGGGTTCGTCTTGGGTGAAGGAGCTGGCGTGGTGGTGCTCGAAGAGTATGAGCATGCCAAAGCAAGGGGTGCAAAGATTTATGGTGAGGTGATTGGGTTTGGCATGAGTGCCGATGCCTATCACATGACAGCACCCAACATGGACGGGCCTCGCCGCTCCATGCTGATGGCCATGAAAAATGCCGGCGTGAATGCGGACGAGATTCAATACCTCAATGCACACGGCACTTCAACACCTTTGGGCGATCTCAACGAGACGAATGCCATCAAAGCGGCTCTGGGCGACCATGCCAAGAAGACCGTGGTGAATTCGACCAAATCCATGACGGGCCACCTGCTCGGTGGCGCTGGTGGAATCGAGAGTGTGTTCACACTGCTGGCGATGCACGAACAGAAAAGTCCACCGACGATCAACATTTTCAACCAGGATCCAGCGTGCGATCTGGATTACTGTGCCAATACGGCCAGGGATCTGAAAATCGATGTGGCTGTCAAAAACAACTTTGGCTTCGGTGGGACCAACGGGACCCTGATCTTCAGGAGGGTCTGA
- the rpoE gene encoding RNA polymerase sigma factor RpoE: MTPQDDHTAPPPPDSDVMLVQRTLAGEQRAFELLVIKYQRRVERLIGRMVRDVDLVPDIAQETFIRAYRALAQFRGDAQFYTWLYRIAVNTAKKQLLELKRDPLIYQAQMKVGEDDETSSQEFALNPHASHEETPEAILASKEIAEAVNAAMEALPEELRMAISLREMDGLSYEEIAQALDCPIGTVRSRIFRAREAISNRIKPMLERQTGKRW, translated from the coding sequence ATGACCCCTCAAGACGACCATACCGCCCCCCCCCCTCCAGACAGTGATGTCATGCTGGTCCAGCGCACGCTGGCGGGTGAGCAGCGGGCCTTTGAGCTGCTGGTCATCAAATACCAGCGCCGGGTTGAACGCTTGATCGGACGCATGGTCCGCGATGTGGATCTCGTGCCGGACATCGCCCAGGAAACGTTTATCCGGGCTTACAGGGCCTTGGCTCAGTTTCGCGGGGATGCTCAGTTCTATACCTGGCTGTACCGGATCGCGGTCAACACGGCCAAAAAACAGCTGTTGGAACTCAAGCGCGATCCTTTGATCTACCAGGCGCAGATGAAAGTGGGCGAAGACGATGAAACTTCCTCACAAGAATTTGCACTAAACCCACATGCCTCCCATGAAGAGACGCCTGAGGCGATTTTGGCCAGCAAGGAGATCGCCGAGGCGGTGAACGCTGCCATGGAGGCGTTGCCAGAAGAGCTGCGCATGGCGATCAGCCTGCGCGAGATGGATGGATTGAGTTATGAAGAAATTGCACAGGCGCTGGACTGTCCCATCGGGACGGTGCGCTCGCGCATTTTCCGGGCGCGTGAAGCGATTTCCAACCGGATCAAGCCGATGCTGGAACGCCAAACTGGCAAGCGCTGGTGA
- the acpP gene encoding acyl carrier protein, giving the protein MSDIEARVKKIIAEQLGVEEGQVTHEKSFVADLGADSLDTVELVMALEDEFGIEIPDEDAEKITTVQNAIDYATTHKKA; this is encoded by the coding sequence ATGAGCGATATCGAAGCACGTGTAAAGAAAATCATTGCCGAACAACTTGGCGTGGAAGAGGGGCAGGTCACCCACGAGAAATCTTTTGTGGCCGACTTGGGCGCCGACTCGCTGGATACCGTGGAGCTGGTGATGGCTTTGGAAGACGAGTTCGGTATCGAGATCCCTGACGAAGACGCCGAAAAGATCACCACAGTTCAAAACGCCATCGATTACGCCACGACCCATAAAAAGGCCTGA
- the fabG gene encoding 3-oxoacyl-ACP reductase FabG, which produces MSEMKLTGQVALVTGASRGIGAAIAQELALRGVVVVGTATTDEGAAKITQTLRSVPGASPACEGAKLDVTDAAEAEALIDAISKTHGGLQILVNNAGITRDMLAMRLKDDDWDAVLDTNLKAVFRMSRAVIRPMMKQRYGRIISITSVVGASGNAGQSNYAAAKAGVAGMTRALARELGSRNITVNCVAPGFIETDMTAALPQEQQQALLNQIPLGHLGKPADIAHAVAYLASPQAAYVTGQELHVNGGMFMA; this is translated from the coding sequence ATGTCTGAAATGAAACTGACTGGCCAGGTGGCCCTGGTGACCGGTGCATCGCGCGGTATTGGCGCTGCAATTGCTCAAGAGCTGGCTTTGCGCGGGGTTGTGGTGGTGGGTACGGCCACGACCGATGAGGGCGCTGCCAAGATCACCCAGACATTGCGGTCTGTGCCGGGGGCGTCACCTGCGTGCGAGGGTGCCAAACTGGATGTCACCGACGCGGCCGAAGCCGAAGCCTTGATCGATGCCATCTCCAAGACCCATGGCGGCTTGCAGATTTTGGTGAACAACGCGGGTATCACCCGCGACATGCTGGCCATGCGTTTGAAGGATGACGATTGGGATGCTGTGCTGGACACCAACCTCAAGGCGGTTTTTCGAATGAGCCGCGCCGTGATTCGCCCCATGATGAAGCAGCGTTATGGTCGCATCATCAGCATCACCAGCGTGGTGGGTGCCTCAGGGAATGCGGGACAATCCAATTACGCTGCTGCCAAGGCCGGTGTCGCCGGCATGACCCGCGCCCTTGCTCGTGAGCTCGGCAGCCGCAACATCACGGTCAATTGTGTGGCGCCCGGTTTCATCGAGACCGATATGACCGCGGCATTGCCACAAGAGCAGCAACAAGCCCTGCTGAACCAGATCCCGTTAGGGCATTTGGGCAAGCCAGCCGACATCGCGCATGCAGTTGCGTATCTGGCGAGTCCGCAGGCGGCCTATGTCACTGGTCAGGAGTTGCACGTCAATGGCGGCATGTTCATGGCATGA